The nucleotide sequence CATACAGTAAATGGAAAAACTAGACTTTTATTGGCAGATGTCATAGAATGTGGCCGATCTTCTATCCCCATCTTCCTTTACATAACAAGAAGATTGTTAACGGAATTCGATGAACCAAAAGGAAGCCCTTGTACAGTGAGAAGCAATATTTATTCGGATTCGATATTTTATTGATGTTATACCTCGCTGGTATTCTAAGTGAAAGGGAATTTATGCCACATCGAGAGTTCGCAGCTTTCGAGATGTTGAATTTATGCAGCATACGGCGGAACGATTAAATTATCGATTGCTTTCTGAACCAGCAGTGTGAGTCTTTTATCCGAGCACTGAATCACAAAATAATTGACTTCGCGATACTGTTCTGCCTCCTTTTGTAGTGTGCATACTGTAAGGAGAGTTTAACTTCGAGTGCTATTCAACGGATTTGTCTTCGTCTGACCGTCGCTGCCTGTTTTTACCGAATGCGAGAGCAACTTATTTGCATGGGACAGATTATGTTTTGAAATTCTGATTTGTAATTAAATACTACGTGCAATTAATTAGACGATTCTGTGTGCGACTAGTTTCATTTATGACAATTTATCTTTTTTGCAGAAGGTGTCGTTCGTTTTTCAGTTTCACGATGTTAGAATGCAGAAACGACGAATGCTTTTTGCAAACGAATTTATGATCATATAAATATATGCGACGAAGTACGATCGGGGAGTAATAAAACGAATATTATCTGCaaaagaattaatttgaaaaattcAGTTTTTCTTTCCATTCACGTCTACATATTTGTATGAAACATGATTTTCTCCGATGATAGCAATGAAGAATAAATACAGAGCAAAATTAAATATTGAGCCTTTTAATAAATGAATTTGATTATTCTGAATTCCTTTCGTTTGCCCACATTTTTCGATCTTTTGGCAAACACTCTCCTTCCTCAATATTTAATTTTGCTCTGTGTTTATTCTTCGTTGCAATCATCGCAGAAAATCCTGTTTGAATGGAAAGAAAAACTGaatttcaaattaattcttCTTCTCGCAAACACGTAACGACaaaagtaatataaatataaattcaaaatataataatataaaaataaatatgtacCGACAAGTGGTTGCAAGCATTGTTTTAAATAACCAGATTCAACGTCGCCAATTACTTGTACCGCTGAATACATTGCTGTCGCCGGTCATACATTAACGTATTCAATAAACTGGTGCGATCCAAAGCTGAAAGGCGGAAGCCCTCAGTAATTTAGTGAAAGCAATTCGCAGCAATAGCGAAGACGGACACAGACGAACGTCCAGAGGTCCACGGGTTTAACGGGCCGCAATTTCGTCGGACGTGGCCCCGTTAGTGGATCAACATCACCATCAACGAAGCCTCCGCTCCCCTTTTTCTTCCCGAATATCTTCGATTTTATCAATTTCACCCGTAACAAACCCGGACGCGCACCTTATAGCCCCGGGGGCCGAAATGAACTTCGTTCTGCGGAACGATTCAATCGTATCAATCGCAGGCAACCCCTGCCCCGATAAAAGACTCATCGTAGCAGCGGTGCCGAGGCAGCAAACAAAATCAGTTTTGTATTATCTAATAGCGAGAGCACAATGCGCGAAAAAGTCTGATATAAAGAGACAAACTTTTCACAGAGATACACGCATGACAAATAACCTATTCCCCTCGCCTTAGAATTCATTCATTTTCAGTGCGACAATTTACTTGTTTAAAGCAAGAGTGGCTTAAGTCAATTTTTGgatattattgaattatatttaatttaatattatgctCGATccctttttctattattttaaggTTAAGCTTGGAAGTGGCTCAAATAAAGAAGTTGTAACAATTTTGtacgttattgcattttacagaacTTTTGACTTTGTCCTTCATTATCCACAAATTAACTTTCTCGACTTTCACCATTTCTGCTTCCAACGGCTCAATTACGGAATACCGTCATTAATTGAACACTCCGCGATCCAatagttatgtcgtttgttacATATAGTGTAAATTCTTATCGGAgaaaaataatgtttaaaaaCGTCGTTAAACATTGTGTAACGTGGATTAACGGGAACAGAAAATGCTTGAGTCTGATTCGATGTCCCAGTGACCTAGGACTGATTTTTTTGGCAAGCTGTACCATTGAACTAACtatgtttaaaaaaatcttCGCCACCTTTGGTTACTCTTGGCTACAATTCAAGTTTAGATATCGTTGGAAAGTACGCTGTATCTGACGTGTTGGATGGCCACTCTTAGGCAGATATCTTAAACAATGAAGGAAAATGCGAAGTGCACAAAATTGATTAATCGTTTAAGTATGCGAAAATATTGAATAACAATTTCTTTGTAGTTAATACGGCGTTCATTGAACCATTCTGGGCAGAACGCCTGTTCATTTTTTGCAACAGTGATTTAATCAACGAAAACTTTGTTTACGTAACGTAACAAATTGACTTGAGGGatcgatttgaacaaaattttgtGAAACCTCGTTCGACAGTTTCGTTTGCAAGAATTTTTCGCTGCTTTTTCAGGAAGCAATGCCACTGTGCGCCGCGGATCTATGAAACTTTCCACTTGCAATTTTCTCAAGGCTTTCGCGAGGCTGACGTTTACCCAGGGACGCATTAGGGCGTGTCTCGCTTCGAGAAGCTAGTGTAATCCAAGTTTCGGAGGAGAGCCGCAGGCCGATTTGTGTTCGAATGCAGTCACCAAGAGTTCGGGGCAGCTGTAAGCTTCTTCGCCCGTCGCCCGATATCGGATTCAACAGCTTCTCCGTTCGCGGACGCGAGCATTCCTTCTCTTATTGGATCAGAACACGCAATCGGAAATTAACGCTTTCGGGATCCCACGAATTTGCGCCTAATGCATCTTAGGACAACGTAATTAACCCTTCAAACATAGCCTCGCAACAATCATCGATTTATCTTGGACTAATGCAGCAATTGGTCCGACGATCCTTACGGGCGTTCGGAACCAAACGCATAACTTTTGAATTAATGAATTGTCTGCATAACTGTCCTAACATTTTTTTTAAGAAATATGCAGATGCAGCGATTAGTGCAAAAAATATGCAATTATATTAAAAACATTGAAGTTACCTTCGTTTTATATtagcttaataatttttttacaaCATTCCTTATTGAATGTTGTTtcaatacaggatgtcccataattatctagcgaaaatgcaatccgcagtttTGTTTGCAAGTTATTTACGAGAAACAATGATCAAGCCAACGATCAAGCCAATCTCGCTTTTCATTGGACACTGTTTCTCGTTCATAACTCGTAAAAACCAAATCAATCATTTAATAGAAGTCCATGCCAAGGTTTTAATCAAAATCCATACGTACGTTTTAATAAAAGtgcaaatatataatatcaatatttcaataaaagTCTGAATCAATGATTTGTTCAAAGGCCAAATGAATCTTTTCGTAAAAAAGTCCGTGTCAATATTTTAATAGAAATCGAgatcaatattttaataaacgTCAATACTTTAATCAAAGTCTATATGAGTCCTTTGATAGATGTTGCaatcaaaattttaataaaagccGGTATCAATATTTCATTAAAAGTCTAAATCAATATTCTAAAAATCCTGTATGTACTTGTCCAGACTATGCGGTGTCATTTAATCGTTTATAACTCATTGAATTTAATTATCTTTCATGAACTGTACTTCATTTAATGTTCAGCCTCCAATATCGTTTCTTCTTCCGTTGTTTCTCCTTCATAATCAATTATGCATCGCAATTATTAAAacctaaattaatttatattatctaaAGAGGTTGTGTTCCGCCGATTTCAAGttacataaattattttgaaCCCACATTGTCCAGACTATGCGGTGTCATTTAATCATCTATAACTCATTGCATTTAATTATCTTTCATGAACTGTACTTCATTTAATGTTCAGCCACCAATATCGTTTCTTCTTCCGTTGTTTCTCCTTCGTAATTAATTATGCATCGCAATTATTAAaacttaaattaatttatattatctaaAGGTTGTGTTCCGCCGATTTCAAGTTACATCAATTATTTTGAACCCACATTGTCCAGACTATGCGGTGTCATTTAATCGTCTATAACTCATTGCATTTAATTATCTTTCATGAACTGTACTTCATTTAATGTTCAGCCACCAATATCGTTTCTTCTTCCGTTGTTTCTCCTTCGTAATTAATTATGCATCGCAATTATTAAaacttaaattaatttatattatctaaAGGTTGTGTTCCGCCGATTTCAAGTTACATCAATTATTTTGAACCCACATAACAATGTCGATCTGTAGAGATTTGAGGCAGCAGCGAAATGAGAGCTATTCGTTAACTATTATTGCTTCACTATTATCACGCACAAATATCCACAGTCATTGATCAACGGTATCCACAGCACCCGACGAAACAATTCAAACTAAAGTTGAATCGCGAAAATTAACAAGCAACCTAAGCCTTTCACAGCGCCGTAATAACTTCGAGAAGCGAATTCCGTTCAGCAATCGCAATCTCGAATTTGCAATCAAACTTTCTGCTACAAAGGAGATTTCCTGAATTCGATTCACTGAAAATAAAGTTAGATTAACATCCGCCGCATCACTGTTTGCCGAATCTCCCGATCCGCTAGCAGACTTGCCCAAAACCAGCGTTCCCGTTTCAATTCCTCTTCCATTGCCAGCCGTCCGCGTGATTTCGACCATGCCAAGTCCATAATACCGTCATCACCGATTCCTCCCAGTTCTAATCGTCTATTAATTGTCTCTGTTGCAGGATCGAGACATGACCGCCAGGGGAGAAAGGTGATGCGTCGGAACAACTGTTGGCTGGCCATCCTGGCCGTTTCGACGGCGCTGCCAATTCTGCGTCACGGTTCGGCTCGGGAGCGAGTGCCGGTCGTTTATGGCAGCCAGATAGACCGCAGCAAGTCAGCGTATCATGCTAATCGAGGATCGTTACATAGCACCGGTGCCGTCGACGAAACAGACGCAATATATCGCGACGAAACAACCGCTGGACCCGTGTCGTACATATCGGGAAGCAACGAGCCCAATTCTCTGAGTAAAAACGATCGTCAGACAGGCTGGATAACCAGCAGTAGTCCCGATATAACCTGGCAGAGCACTGGACATGCGAATCTGGTCGATCGTGTCAACGAGAATCGAGAAAATGCAGAGTCATACAGGGATGCTAGAAAGCCTGTCGACACCAGCTCCAAAGAGCATTCTACGGGATCGATCGACTCCGTGGCGTTACAGGATCGATCGCAGACGGCGaacggatcgctagctggcatcgatAAGACCCAGGAACCGGTCAGCAGGTCACAAGTTTCGGGAGAGCGACGTTTATCCTGGATCTATCGCGGAAAGGTGAACGTATCGCCTGGGACGATCGACGACGTGATACACAAAGATCGTGAGACCGTAAGGGAAACGTCGGCGATTCCCAAAGGAAGAAGAGGGATCCACATCGGAGGGAGGGATCGACAAGCATTCCGTGGTCGCACGACCCAGTCGCATCGGGGTCGTGGGTATTACAGTCACGTAGAAAGCAGTTCCCGCGATGATGACACCGTGACGAGGTCCCGAGGTGATGGCGAAACGAGAACCGGTTTCGAAAATTCGCCAGAAGATCGTGAATCCCCCGATCGGGTTACTGGAAATACTTTCAATGGAGTCGATATTGGATTCGAAGGTCCTGGGGTCACAGCACGATCTAGGGAAGACTCTGGTAGTAGATATGCAATAGGCAATGCGGATCGTTTTGGGAGACATGTGTCGATAGGTAGTGGAGTGATTCAGACTGCTCGAGGCAAGATTGGGGGATCACTTCGTGGAGGTGTTGAGAGGATTAGGAAGAAGCTGGATGAACAGCATAGGGGGGACAGTTTGAGAAGAGATGGTGATCTGGTGTATGCAGAGTCTAGAAAGAAGGTTGATCTTGAGGAACTTGGTTCCATGGAATTGAAGACGGAAGAAACTGACATGTTTGCGAAGTCTAGAAAGAAGCTAGATGTTGATCATCATGGTCCAGACTCATTGAGATCGAAGGCAAAAGAAGCTAATGTGTTTTCAATGGCTAGAAAGAAATTGTATATCGATGATCATGGTTCAGCTTCTTTAAAATCGGGTGAAGACGAAACTGATGTCTTTTCGAAGTCTAAGAAGAAGCTAGATGCTGATCACCGTGGTTCAGAGTTCTTCAGACAATTGAATAAAGAAACTGAAGTGTCTGCAAAGTCTGCGAAGAGGCTAAATATTCATCAACAAGTGTCGGGCATTTTTCGATCGAAGAAGAAAGAAGCTCGAGTATTTTCGAAGTCTAGGAAAAAGCTAAAAGATGATGGACAGGGTTCAGATTTTTCGGATTCCAGGAAAAGTAAAGCCACGTTTACACAAACGAAGAAGATAGTTGATCAGCATCGGGACATAGATTTGCGAGGACCTGCTAAAGCAGAGGTTACAACATTTCAGGAGTCCAAAAATAATGTCGCGAAGAATGAACCGCAGTTTTCGGAGCTTTTGATCACTGCTGAGGCAGAAGATCGGAACCTGAAGGAGCAGCCGCAGGTCTTGGCACATTCGAGATCTAcagaagaagagaaagaagcAAAAATGTCCGACAACAAGGTAGACATCGATTATCAACAGCGCTTCTTAAATGTTAGAGGATCCAGAGAAAACTCCGAAGAGCAGAACTTAGAAGAGAAATTACTCTCACATTTCGCGACGTCCTCGACAGAACACGTTGAAGCACCTGAACACCTTGGACGAAAGTACGAAGTTGATCATCCACAGTTTGATCCTCTCGCAAATCCTCCAGTCGATCGAAAAATCGCGAACCAGCTTCGACCATTATATCTTTGGAGACCAAGAACCAGAGACGACAGATCACTCTACAGCCTGCTGACAGGAAAGCGTCGCGATCGCAGGAATGCGGAAACCTCTCTACAAAGTGGCTCGACCGTGGATCCCGACGAAACCGGAATAAATCCTGCGGAATCTCGGTCGCCGTTTGAGCAAGGATCCGCGAACCGCAGTCCCGTGAGACGAGAAGACGAAGAGGATGTTTTCGAGTCTTGTAAATCTGCGGCGCCGGTGACGGGACGAGCGACGGTGTCCAGTGTCTCGCCGGAACAAAGATCGACGGTAAACAACGGGGTTCGCGATGACAATGGCGAGCCTTGTACGACGGCACCCATCCCGGCTGATCCTGGAACGAGCCCCGACTTCCGTTTCGCTTCCGATCGTCCTTCGAACAGCTGGAGAAACGAGGAATTCGACGCGGCCGATCCGTCTGGCAAAGGATTCCACGGTTTAGGTGTTGCTAATGAGTTTCTTGCCCCGCCTACGACGACAGCGAGAACTCCGAGCAACTCGACGGCGAGTTTAAAGGACACACAGCTCGAGAATGCGGCGTTAATCGCGCCAGCTGCTGAATCAGAGGATCGAACAGATACGCGGCGAGCTGCTAACGAGGATTTGAGGGTTGCGGCCGTGGCTGCTGGTAATGGGGACTTTGACGGGATAGATTGCGCGGAGAAAAATGTGAAGTTGAGTGGATCGAACGACCGTGATAAGGATAGTCGAGAGCCGGGAACAGATAGATCCAATTATACTGCCAATGAGAGTCGGGAAGATCGACGAGACGGGGCGAGGCGGGACGAAGAGTGTTCCGGTGAGAATCAGAGAAATGATTATATGCCTGCTGATGGGTCAGACGATTTAAAGTTTAACGAACGGGGTCGGGGAGATAAGGGTAATGTCCAGATGGCTAGGGCCACCGATTCTGGGAGTTATGATATGAATAGGGAGGATCATGGCTATGGGAAGAGTGCCGAGGAACGATTTAGTGAAGGACGATTCAGTGAGGGACGATTTAGTGAGGATTATGGGCGTGATCGTGTGGATGATGGGCAATTGAGTGGGAGaagtgacggtgcgagggatcGTTACAGTGTGTCAAACGGTGGACCAGGTTTTTCAATGGGTGACAGGGAAGTTGGTGACGTAGCACGGAAGTTCGATTATAGCAGGAATCGTGGGGACAATGGTGAGTTCAGTGGACGAAGTGAAAACAATGTTGGTGGACAAGGGAACGTTCCCAGGAATAATCAAAGTATGTTGAATGAAGGACTCGTTCGTTTAACAGGTGATAACGAAGAGAACGGTGTTCAAGTCGAAGAATTACGTGATGGGAATGATCACGAGGATAGCGAACATTTTGGTCGGACAGGTGACATTCAGAAGACGAACCAGGTCGTATCGAATAAAGAATCTCTACATTCAACGAACCACAATCAAGTATTAAATAATGAAATGAATCGCAAGGATGATGGTGACTCGAGCAATCAAAATAATAGCGACAAGGAGAATCAAAGTGCATCGAATGGTGAACCTATTTACTCATTAAATCATAACAAAGAAACAGGCGTCTTAGCTGAAAAATTACATCTCGAGCGTGACCGTGCAAACAACATACAATCGAATATGCGGAATAACATCGACAAGAATACCCGGACTGTTTTGAACAATGGACCAGTAGGCTCGACGAATGACAACAAACGAAACAGCACTAACGCCGAGCAATCAACCCGCCGGATCAATCGCACATACGCGGACGAAACCGTCATCACGAAGCCAAACCAAAGTACATCAAACAGCAGTCCAGCAAATTTACCAACTCCCACTAAAGAAACAGTCGTCGAATCAACTAGACCATCACAATCGCCTAAATACCAGCAGAACGAGACCGTAAACGAAACTTTGGCGCACCGCACAGTCTCGGCTAACACAGGATCGATCTCCGCAACCGTCGATTCAAAGGATGATCGAGCGCCGCGAACGATAAACGTCTCCTGTCCCTTGACCAACGATACAACTAATAAAACTAACGACGCAGCAGATAAAGAAGCTCGAGAGGAACGGAAGCACGCCGATAAGAAGGCTAAAAAGGAGCCGGCGGTGGCATCATCGATGAAAAGATCGACGTCGAAGGGCGCAACAAAGGAGTCTGGGAACGCTCCCACGGATTCCGAGCGTGGCAGGCAGGCGATCGGGCGAAATTCCGCGTACCCGAAGAGCGATATGAACACTGCCGACGTGGAAAGAGAGAGCCGGATCCCCGGGACGAACGACGAAACAGCCGGCGATCGATTGGCACGGCGAAAGCCAGCGAAAGGATATCCGAGGAATTCGAACAACTCCGAAAATCCGGAGTACCAGCCTACGGAGGCCATAATTAATCCCGAGGTTAACGAGACCGTCTCGAGAGCGACGTTCGGCTCCTCGAAAATCGTAGCAAAAGAAGCAAAAGAAGCAAAATCGATCTCGTTAGGGCCGAATTATCGGCAGGGTTTCGACGAGGAAGTTAATGAGCAGCGGATTGACGGCTTGGTAATTGTTTCCGAAGGGCCTGGGTCTTTGAAGCAAAACAGAGAATCGATGCCCGATGACGAACCGGACGCTGATTTTCTCAGAACGAAAGGACTTCGAAAGGAAAAGAGATCGAGATCTTCAAAAAATTTCGAACCGAGTTCAACAACTTTACCGAATAGCCTTGACTCCTTATCAGCTGATGCATCCTCCAAGATCAGTTCCGACGACATCTCGAGACCAACTTCGTCGGGGACTACAGAAGATCAATCAGCCATTACCAGCGAAATCTACGAACCAGTGACTTCGTGGATCGAAGACCCAGTGACATCGGCAGACGGCCAGGATCTCGAAAACTCCCTCGAGCCTTTAAAATCCGTGGCAAAGGGAGCAAAGGGAGTCGAATCGACCTCGTTAAAGCCGGATTATCGGCCAGGTTTTAACGACGAATTTAATGAACGACGGGTAGTCTCGCTAATTGCGTCCGAAGGATTTGGATCTTTGTATCGAAACAGTGGATCCATGCCGGTTGACGAACCGGTCGCTGACGTTCCCGAAATGCAAAGGCTCCGAAAGGAGAAGAGATCGAAGCCTTCAAAAAATTTCGATCCGAGTTCGACAGCTTTACCGAATAGCACTGACATCTTATCAGCTGTTGCATCCTCCAAGATCAGCCCCGTTGATATCGCAAGGCCAACTACGTCGGGCTCTACAGGAGATCGATCGGTCGTTCCGAGCGAGAGCTATGAACCCGTGACTTCGTGGAGCGAGCAATCTAGCCCAGTGTTCTGGACAGACAGCAGCCAGAATCCAGAAATCTCGCCGGCGTCTTTGAGCAACGAGGAGCTGGATCGCTCGTCGGAGCTTGACTCCACGGTTGCCAGCTTAGAGACCGAGGACGACGTTCGTTTGAGCCTGTACGACGAGCTAGCAGGATCCGATAACGCTTCGTCACACGACTTGGAACGCCGAAATTGGCCGGTGAAACACAGCGCGGTTGTGGAGGGCGATCTCGTGTTGGGCGGTCTGATGATGGTGCACGAGAGAGAAGACTCCATCACCTGTGGCCCTGTGATGCCGCAAGGTGGAGTGCAAGCTTTGGAAGCTATGCTGTACACCCTGGACTGGTTGAACGACCAAGACTTTGTGCCTGGCGTGAAAATCGGTGCACACATTCTCGACGACTGCGACAAGGACACCTACGGGTTAGAAATGGCTGTGGACTTCATCAAAGGTAGGTGCACCCGTTCGTGTTCGTCTTGCTTCACCGGGATTGCGGATCGCTCAGAATTATGATTGACGGGTTATTGAAGCGTGTACCACTTTTGGAAAGCATGCTGGTAGCGTGGACGGGAATGCTGGTTTGAGCGATGAGTCGTCACAAAGTGTATTAGCTTTGCGGCGGATACCGTTGCCGAAGCTGATGGATTGCAACGCGATGTAGCAACGTTGTTCACGTTGTAATTTAAGAAGGAGAAGATCGAATTTAAAATCGCGTCGATTGATTCGGAAATGGGGCAAATTCGCGGGCTCGTAACTTCGGTACAAACGATCGTATCGATATCATCGAACAATCATCCGAAAGTCTAGGATCTGTACTTTTAAATGGTTCGACTATGTTTTTGCTGCATTGTTTTATGAGAAAGTTGTAGCAGCATAAACAGCAGTTCGCATATTTTTAAGAAGTTTGTTCGTATTGTAATTATGTAATCTTACGTAGCTTAAACAAAATTTTTCACGCAAGTTACGTTTAGATCGGACGAAAGTAGGTACCGACGTCTATAAAATGAGTATTTTGTGGTTGCTGCACGATTTTTTGCAACTGCGTTATCCAAGTTCAAAACGGAAGTCGTTTTTTCGGTTTTAATTGATCCCGGAAAGCGAAGGAATTAGACCAAACATTTCTCTCGTAAACATTTCGTAAGTCTTTTGGttttattaacatttttatGCGTCAGGTTCTATTAAAAGCATCCACGAATTTGGTTCCGATCGATTCAGTGTGACCTAAGTTTTTTGTGCAAGCATTGTGGGACATTCCTCGGAAAACGTAAAAAGCACTCTGACATGTAACCCCGTTTCTATATTTATGCGTCTTTACCGTGTGCCTGTGTGTATTTTGTCCCGATGGATCATTAACGTACCGCTTTCATCAAAATACCGCTGTGACCCAAACGTTCTCGTTTTTCTCCTTAAATTTAGTTTACTTTTATATAAAAAGTAGAACGGTATGCATTCTAGCTTAACGACCGTAAAAAAAGCTTTCTTTTTAGCCTGGCTGTTACTCGAGCAATCTTCAGACATTTCAAGTaactaaaaagaaaagagagtAATTCAGAACGTAGTTCACAAaaagtttattaattgttttcatTCGAAAGAGTATCCTTACGAAAAGATTCGCAACGTCGAATAGAATTGATAAGCACATGAAGCATTTTCTTGGGGTCTTTCGTGACTCCAGGAAAGTGTTCCGTATACTAATTTTCCGTTGGATGGTAAAGTCGAGTACGAAATTTCTGCGACGTCTGTTACATATTTAGATACTGTAAGCACGAGGTCTGTGTTTGACGTgttataacgaatttttaaaCAGATCTACTTCGTAGTCTGAGGGAACTACTTAGCGCTCGGAAGAGAACTCGAGAAATTTCGCCAGAAACTCCTTGTTGGCTCTTGTGTGGATGTTTTGGAAATTGCTTCGAAGAAGCATCATTTAATTAATACAGAAATTTCTGATTCCGATCGTCGAGACAGTAGAATTTCAACGGAGTGCATCTCCTCGGATGCAACGGCAGCGAAATAAATGCAACTTTTTCTTCCAGTGTTGTATTCCGATATAGGATCccaaatacttttttaaagAACATATGCAGATTTATTAATTCGTGAAGAAAATAcagttttattaaaatatacttCGAATAATCTTAATTCTTcattaaatgaaatgaaattatattaaataccgACAGTAATACCCGATCTTAAAAAGTGAAGTT is from Megalopta genalis isolate 19385.01 chromosome 4, iyMegGena1_principal, whole genome shotgun sequence and encodes:
- the Glurb gene encoding metabotropic glutamate receptor B — encoded protein: MRRNNCWLAILAVSTALPILRHGSARERVPVVYGSQIDRSKSAYHANRGSLHSTGAVDETDAIYRDETTAGPVSYISGSNEPNSLSKNDRQTGWITSSSPDITWQSTGHANLVDRVNENRENAESYRDARKPVDTSSKEHSTGSIDSVALQDRSQTANGSLAGIDKTQEPVSRSQVSGERRLSWIYRGKVNVSPGTIDDVIHKDRETVRETSAIPKGRRGIHIGGRDRQAFRGRTTQSHRGRGYYSHVESSSRDDDTVTRSRGDGETRTGFENSPEDRESPDRVTGNTFNGVDIGFEGPGVTARSREDSGSRYAIGNADRFGRHVSIGSGVIQTARGKIGGSLRGGVERIRKKLDEQHRGDSLRRDGDLVYAESRKKVDLEELGSMELKTEETDMFAKSRKKLDVDHHGPDSLRSKAKEANVFSMARKKLYIDDHGSASLKSGEDETDVFSKSKKKLDADHRGSEFFRQLNKETEVSAKSAKRLNIHQQVSGIFRSKKKEARVFSKSRKKLKDDGQGSDFSDSRKSKATFTQTKKIVDQHRDIDLRGPAKAEVTTFQESKNNVAKNEPQFSELLITAEAEDRNLKEQPQVLAHSRSTEEEKEAKMSDNKVDIDYQQRFLNVRGSRENSEEQNLEEKLLSHFATSSTEHVEAPEHLGRKYEVDHPQFDPLANPPVDRKIANQLRPLYLWRPRTRDDRSLYSLLTGKRRDRRNAETSLQSGSTVDPDETGINPAESRSPFEQGSANRSPVRREDEEDVFESCKSAAPVTGRATVSSVSPEQRSTVNNGVRDDNGEPCTTAPIPADPGTSPDFRFASDRPSNSWRNEEFDAADPSGKGFHGLGVANEFLAPPTTTARTPSNSTASLKDTQLENAALIAPAAESEDRTDTRRAANEDLRVAAVAAGNGDFDGIDCAEKNVKLSGSNDRDKDSREPGTDRSNYTANESREDRRDGARRDEECSGENQRNDYMPADGSDDLKFNERGRGDKGNVQMARATDSGSYDMNREDHGYGKSAEERFSEGRFSEGRFSEDYGRDRVDDGQLSGRSDGARDRYSVSNGGPGFSMGDREVGDVARKFDYSRNRGDNGEFSGRSENNVGGQGNVPRNNQSMLNEGLVRLTGDNEENGVQVEELRDGNDHEDSEHFGRTGDIQKTNQVVSNKESLHSTNHNQVLNNEMNRKDDGDSSNQNNSDKENQSASNGEPIYSLNHNKETGVLAEKLHLERDRANNIQSNMRNNIDKNTRTVLNNGPVGSTNDNKRNSTNAEQSTRRINRTYADETVITKPNQSTSNSSPANLPTPTKETVVESTRPSQSPKYQQNETVNETLAHRTVSANTGSISATVDSKDDRAPRTINVSCPLTNDTTNKTNDAADKEAREERKHADKKAKKEPAVASSMKRSTSKGATKESGNAPTDSERGRQAIGRNSAYPKSDMNTADVERESRIPGTNDETAGDRLARRKPAKGYPRNSNNSENPEYQPTEAIINPEVNETVSRATFGSSKIVAKEAKEAKSISLGPNYRQGFDEEVNEQRIDGLVIVSEGPGSLKQNRESMPDDEPDADFLRTKGLRKEKRSRSSKNFEPSSTTLPNSLDSLSADASSKISSDDISRPTSSGTTEDQSAITSEIYEPVTSWIEDPVTSADGQDLENSLEPLKSVAKGAKGVESTSLKPDYRPGFNDEFNERRVVSLIASEGFGSLYRNSGSMPVDEPVADVPEMQRLRKEKRSKPSKNFDPSSTALPNSTDILSAVASSKISPVDIARPTTSGSTGDRSVVPSESYEPVTSWSEQSSPVFWTDSSQNPEISPASLSNEELDRSSELDSTVASLETEDDVRLSLYDELAGSDNASSHDLERRNWPVKHSAVVEGDLVLGGLMMVHEREDSITCGPVMPQGGVQALEAMLYTLDWLNDQDFVPGVKIGAHILDDCDKDTYGLEMAVDFIKGSISNIDGAEYHCNKTAVRKVISGVVGAASSVTSIQVANLLRLFRIPQVSFFSTSPELSNKQRFEYFARTIPSDHYQVKAMVDIVMKMGWRYVSIIYEESNYGIKAFEELEELLGKNEICIAVKEKLVKDSGVAEETAYDNIVDRLKTKPRARGCIIFGSDQEVAGVMRAVRRCNATGAFSWIGSDGWSARGLVSNGNEPEVEGTLSVQPQANPVRGFEEYFLNLTVENNRRNPWFVEFWEDHFKCKYPNSSKTPYNQKYTEVCTTKERLTKQNTAFEDQLQFVSDAVMAFVYAFKAMHEDLCFGKPGLCDAMKPTKGTELLKYLHKVDFEGLSGDKFKFDKNGDGPARYNIIHFKQTEPGKYKWVRVGKYLEGELRLNMSEIQFKLGQPQPPESVCSLPCEVGQAKKYVEGERCCWHCFNCTQYQIRKSDDETQCIPCRQGTVPDETHSTCRDIPEEFLRPESGWAIGAMSFSASGILITFFVCGVFLKHNDTPVVRASGRELSYILLCGILLCYLVTFALVLRPTDIVCSIQRFAAGFCFTVVYAALLTKTNRISRIFNASKHSAKRPSFISPRSQLIICSGLVFVQILINGVWIIIDPARAMHHYPTREDNLLVCNSYVDASYMIAFAYPIMLIVVCTVYAVLTRKIPEAFNESKHIGFTMYTTCVIWLAFVPLYFGTGSNVALRITSMSVTISLSASVTIACLFSPKLYIILIRPERNVRQSMMPARYSTTKSSAVTATNASSMIAPVTLTAATCDQNKAVKKHIISTIDCWTQSEYYELEVKDQKNGKPTPTVVSRLTQTSSNDLEQSGNLVGKDAKENPTTTSKENASTTKQLNNNARIGNGPVNQADVSL